From Bacillus sp. Bos-x628, the proteins below share one genomic window:
- the spoVAD gene encoding stage V sporulation protein AD: MKLTGKQSWVFAHKLYVNAEGTAAGPKEKAGPIGHLIDKTYDEMHCHQKNWEMAERQLMDDAISTALAKADLQKSDIDLLLAGDLLNQNVTANYVARELKIPFLCLFGACSTSMESIAIASALIDGGFAKRAIAATSSHNATAERQFRNPTEYGGQKPDTATSTVTGSGAVIISKTPSQIQITSATVGRVMDLGITDPFDMGSAMAPAAADTIKQHLEDLGRSVEDYDLILTGDLSGIGSPILKDLLKEQGIQLGKKHDDCGLIIYTPDQNVFAGGSGCACSAVVTFSHIFNEMKAGKLKRVLVVATGALLSPMMVQQKETIPTIAHGVVFERAGGEN, encoded by the coding sequence GTGAAATTAACAGGAAAACAATCTTGGGTATTTGCACATAAACTCTATGTCAATGCAGAAGGAACGGCTGCCGGACCGAAAGAGAAAGCAGGTCCGATTGGTCATCTGATAGATAAGACATACGATGAAATGCATTGTCATCAAAAAAACTGGGAAATGGCAGAAAGACAGCTTATGGATGATGCGATATCAACTGCTTTAGCAAAAGCCGATTTGCAAAAAAGTGATATTGATCTTCTTTTAGCAGGAGATTTACTGAATCAAAATGTTACAGCAAACTATGTGGCAAGAGAGTTGAAGATCCCTTTTCTTTGTTTATTTGGCGCTTGCTCCACTTCAATGGAATCTATCGCCATTGCCTCAGCATTAATAGACGGAGGGTTTGCGAAAAGAGCCATTGCCGCCACAAGCAGTCATAATGCAACGGCAGAACGCCAATTTCGAAATCCAACGGAATACGGCGGGCAAAAACCAGATACAGCGACAAGTACAGTGACTGGGAGCGGAGCCGTTATTATCAGCAAAACGCCATCTCAAATTCAAATTACAAGTGCTACAGTTGGACGTGTGATGGATCTTGGCATCACAGACCCATTTGACATGGGTTCCGCCATGGCTCCGGCAGCGGCAGACACCATCAAACAGCACTTAGAAGATTTAGGGAGATCTGTTGAAGATTACGATCTTATTTTAACCGGTGACTTATCTGGTATTGGTTCACCGATCTTAAAGGATTTATTAAAAGAACAAGGCATTCAGCTCGGCAAAAAACACGATGATTGCGGCTTAATCATTTATACACCAGATCAAAATGTGTTTGCTGGCGGCAGTGGATGTGCCTGTTCAGCCGTTGTTACCTTCAGTCACATTTTTAATGAAATGAAAGCAGGGAAATTAAAGAGGGTTTTAGTTGTGGCAACCGGTGCACTGCTTAGTCCAATGATGGTTCAGCAAAAAGAGACCATTCCAACCATTGCACATGGCGTCGTATTTGAGCGTGCAGGAGGGGAAAACTAA
- a CDS encoding spore germination protein codes for MKKDKVNVFRDPKKNEDYFKENVGMGISFDLGVRKIYIQDQEIQLYYVNGLCDTQYVIYLLKELVEINDNEPESDDIARIVENRLVNQQVSKVETLDEAVDQVLSGLVAVIVEGENYAFIVDVRNYPGRMPEEPDTEKVVRGARDGFVENIIMNTALIRRRVRDEKLRYKMLKVGERSKADVCVCYIEDIADPDLVDIVEKEITSIKVDGLTMSDKTIEEFLVKQGYNPFPLVRYTERADVAANHILEGHVIIITDTSPSVIITPTTIFHHVQHAEEYRQTPAVGTFLRWVRFLGILCSTILLPIWFLFILEPNLLPDNLSYIGFNKPSHIPVIFQVFLADFGVEFLRMAAIHTPTALSTAMGLIAAVLIGQIAIDVGLFTPEVILYVSLAAIGTFTTPSYELSVANKMARLLILALVSIFKLNGLIIGFTLLIIYLTSIRSLQTPYMWPFIPFNGKALWQVLIRTSVPGSKVRPSIVHPQNRSKIPPNS; via the coding sequence ATGAAGAAAGACAAGGTAAACGTGTTCCGAGACCCAAAGAAAAATGAAGATTACTTCAAGGAAAATGTGGGGATGGGGATCAGCTTTGATCTTGGCGTTCGGAAAATATATATACAGGATCAAGAAATCCAACTTTACTATGTAAACGGTTTGTGCGATACACAATATGTCATCTATTTATTGAAAGAACTGGTTGAAATCAATGACAACGAACCTGAATCAGATGACATTGCACGTATTGTAGAAAACCGCCTTGTCAATCAGCAAGTTTCAAAAGTTGAAACCTTAGATGAAGCAGTAGACCAAGTGCTTTCAGGTCTTGTAGCAGTTATCGTAGAAGGAGAAAATTACGCATTTATCGTTGACGTCAGGAACTATCCTGGCAGAATGCCAGAAGAACCGGACACAGAAAAGGTCGTCAGAGGAGCAAGAGACGGATTTGTTGAAAACATTATTATGAATACAGCACTCATTCGAAGAAGAGTTCGTGATGAAAAATTACGTTATAAAATGCTTAAAGTCGGCGAACGTTCAAAGGCAGATGTATGTGTTTGTTACATCGAAGATATTGCAGATCCAGATCTTGTAGACATTGTCGAAAAAGAAATAACAAGTATTAAAGTAGATGGTCTGACAATGTCTGATAAAACGATTGAAGAATTTTTGGTAAAGCAAGGGTATAATCCCTTTCCGCTTGTGAGATATACCGAACGGGCAGATGTGGCAGCAAACCATATTTTAGAAGGACATGTCATCATCATCACAGATACCTCACCTAGTGTCATCATTACGCCTACCACTATTTTTCACCACGTTCAGCATGCAGAGGAATATAGGCAGACGCCGGCGGTAGGTACTTTTTTAAGGTGGGTTCGATTTTTAGGGATATTATGTTCTACCATCCTCTTACCGATTTGGTTTCTCTTTATCCTAGAGCCAAATCTGTTGCCTGACAATCTTAGTTATATTGGTTTTAACAAACCATCACATATCCCTGTCATTTTTCAAGTATTCCTTGCTGATTTTGGGGTAGAGTTCTTAAGAATGGCAGCCATTCATACGCCAACGGCATTGTCTACGGCCATGGGTTTGATTGCAGCCGTTTTAATTGGACAGATTGCCATTGATGTAGGCTTGTTTACCCCTGAGGTCATTTTGTACGTCTCACTTGCAGCGATTGGAACGTTTACAACCCCGAGCTATGAATTAAGTGTTGCCAATAAAATGGCTCGGTTGCTTATATTGGCGCTTGTGTCAATCTTTAAGCTGAATGGGCTGATCATTGGTTTTACCTTGTTAATCATTTATTTAACATCCATTCGCTCATTACAAACGCCATATATGTGGCCGTTCATTCCATTTAATGGGAAGGCTTTATGGCAAGTGCTCATACGGACGTCCGTACCTGGCTCTAAAGTAAGACCAAGCATCGTCCACCCTCAAAACAGATCAAAAATTCCCCCAAATTCTTAA
- the spoVAC gene encoding stage V sporulation protein AC yields the protein MSSLKENYPSKVKTYHPKPPYVLNCIKAFLVGGLICAIGEGLQHFYIHFFDFNEKTAGNPTVATLILISSILTGIGIYDKIGQFAGAGSAVPVTGFANSMTSAALEHKSEGLVLGVATNMFKLAGNVIVFGVVSAYVVGIIRYFLEKMFS from the coding sequence GTGTCAAGTTTAAAAGAGAACTATCCATCTAAAGTGAAAACGTATCATCCTAAACCTCCTTATGTACTCAACTGCATCAAGGCTTTTCTCGTTGGCGGCTTGATTTGTGCAATAGGCGAGGGACTGCAACACTTTTATATTCACTTTTTTGACTTTAATGAAAAGACGGCAGGGAATCCGACTGTGGCTACACTCATTTTAATCTCTTCCATTTTAACAGGTATCGGGATTTACGATAAAATTGGCCAGTTTGCTGGAGCGGGATCTGCTGTTCCGGTCACTGGCTTTGCAAACAGCATGACAAGTGCTGCCCTTGAACATAAAAGTGAAGGGCTTGTTTTAGGTGTTGCCACAAACATGTTTAAACTAGCCGGAAACGTCATTGTCTTTGGCGTTGTCTCCGCATACGTAGTAGGAATCATTCGATACTTCTTGGAAAAGATGTTTTCGTAG
- a CDS encoding stage V sporulation protein AB, whose protein sequence is MIGKCLFIVLVGLGGGLTVGAGFVAFLTVLGIIPRLMQLTKTHRFIQGYEAAVISGAVVGGWATLSQMHLHLSKWLTLPIGLLSGIFVGMLAAALTEVLNVLPILTKRIGMEGKIVLLLMAIVLGKVFGSLFHWLIYI, encoded by the coding sequence ATGATCGGTAAATGTCTTTTTATCGTGCTCGTTGGACTTGGCGGCGGTTTAACAGTAGGTGCAGGATTTGTGGCATTTTTGACAGTGCTAGGCATCATACCTCGTTTAATGCAGTTGACCAAAACGCATCGATTCATACAAGGCTATGAAGCAGCTGTCATAAGCGGTGCTGTCGTCGGCGGCTGGGCTACCTTAAGTCAAATGCATCTGCATTTATCTAAATGGCTGACGCTTCCTATCGGTCTTTTATCTGGCATCTTTGTTGGTATGCTCGCAGCAGCTTTGACTGAAGTACTAAATGTACTTCCTATCTTAACGAAAAGAATTGGAATGGAAGGGAAAATTGTTTTGCTGCTCATGGCCATCGTCTTAGGAAAGGTATTCGGTTCACTTTTTCATTGGCTTATTTATATTTAG
- a CDS encoding peptidylprolyl isomerase — protein sequence MAKKGYIQLTNGKKIEFELYPDAAPGTVANFEKLANEGFYDGLKFHRVIPGFVSQGGDPNGNGTGGPGYTIKCETEGNPHQHERGSLSMAHAGKDTGGSQFFIVHDPQPHLDGVHTVFGKVTSGIEAVLNMEQGQGMEKVEVVDA from the coding sequence ATGGCGAAAAAGGGATACATACAACTGACAAATGGAAAGAAAATTGAGTTTGAACTTTACCCAGATGCTGCTCCAGGCACAGTAGCAAACTTTGAAAAGCTAGCAAATGAAGGCTTTTACGATGGGTTGAAATTCCACCGCGTAATCCCAGGTTTTGTGAGCCAAGGAGGCGATCCGAACGGTAATGGAACTGGAGGTCCTGGTTACACAATTAAATGTGAAACAGAAGGAAATCCTCATCAACATGAAAGAGGTTCATTATCGATGGCACATGCAGGTAAAGACACAGGCGGCAGCCAATTCTTTATCGTACACGATCCACAGCCGCATCTAGATGGTGTTCATACTGTTTTTGGTAAGGTAACATCAGGTATCGAGGCCGTTCTTAACATGGAACAAGGTCAAGGCATGGAAAAAGTCGAAGTTGTAGATGCATAA
- a CDS encoding DUF1002 domain-containing protein codes for MFKKTMLCMMAALLLLIGAPKVSLADAAVGDVIVTLGQDLTPADRQKVLDELNPPENATKIEVTNKEEHEYLGKYIPRSQIGTRALSSSSITIEKSGTGLTVDTHNIKTITDEMYLNALMTAGVKDAKVVVTAPFEVSGTAALTGLLKAYEVSSDKAIPEDVKQVANEELVTTSKLGDSIGKDNASALIAKIKDDIAKNGVPKTTKEVEEKVDKAASDLNLNLTQEQKDQLVSLFDKMKNINIDWKEVGSQIDKAKDKITNFIESDEGKNILQKIWDFFVSIWNAVVSVFTGGK; via the coding sequence ATGTTTAAAAAAACAATGCTTTGTATGATGGCAGCGCTCCTCTTACTAATTGGCGCGCCAAAAGTCAGCTTAGCAGATGCAGCAGTCGGCGATGTCATCGTCACACTCGGGCAAGACTTAACACCTGCTGATCGACAGAAGGTGCTTGACGAGTTGAATCCACCTGAAAATGCGACCAAAATTGAAGTAACTAATAAAGAAGAGCACGAATATTTAGGAAAATATATCCCTCGTTCTCAAATCGGCACTAGAGCGTTATCATCTTCATCCATCACGATTGAAAAATCAGGTACTGGTCTTACTGTAGATACCCACAACATTAAGACGATTACAGATGAGATGTATTTAAATGCTTTAATGACAGCAGGTGTCAAAGACGCCAAAGTCGTCGTGACTGCCCCATTTGAAGTATCTGGTACAGCAGCGCTCACTGGTTTACTAAAAGCTTATGAAGTGTCGAGCGATAAAGCCATTCCAGAAGATGTCAAGCAAGTAGCGAACGAAGAGCTTGTCACAACATCTAAATTAGGTGATTCAATTGGGAAAGACAATGCATCTGCCCTTATTGCAAAAATCAAAGATGATATTGCCAAAAACGGTGTCCCTAAAACAACAAAAGAAGTGGAAGAAAAAGTGGATAAAGCCGCTTCCGATCTAAACTTGAATTTGACGCAAGAACAAAAGGATCAGCTTGTCTCTCTTTTCGATAAAATGAAGAACATCAATATTGATTGGAAAGAAGTCGGATCTCAAATCGACAAAGCGAAAGACAAGATAACGAACTTCATAGAGTCTGATGAAGGCAAAAACATATTACAAAAGATTTGGGATTTCTTTGTCTCCATTTGGAATGCGGTTGTATCTGTTTTTACTGGTGGAAAATAA
- a CDS encoding D-alanyl-D-alanine carboxypeptidase family protein, which yields MKRHICTLFILMIIISMVSPSAIAKERVEKPSEKQTSELANEAKSAILIERDTGKVLYNKNSDEKLAPASMTKIMTMLLIMEAIDQGKLKMTDKVRTSDYAASMGGSQIFLEPGEEMTVEDMLKGIAIASGNDASVAMAEHIAGSEEQFVEQMNKKAKELGLTSTVFQNPTGLPEKGHYSTAHDMAKMAKELLKYEQITKFTGVYEDYLRQNTDKKFWLVNTNRLIKFYPGVDGLKTGFTGEAKYCLTASAKKGNMRVIAVVFGASTPKDRNAQVVKMLDYAFNQYTTHPLYQRGQEVAEIKVSKGQKKKVQLVTSEPISLLTKKGENIDRIKKEIKLSHDVTAPFSKGTELGTIVLKKDGKVLHESPVEAKEGIEKAGIWTFFKRTMADFVKWK from the coding sequence TTGAAACGTCATATATGTACATTGTTTATCTTAATGATCATTATCTCAATGGTTTCACCATCAGCTATAGCAAAAGAAAGAGTAGAAAAACCATCAGAAAAACAAACGTCAGAACTGGCGAACGAAGCAAAATCAGCGATTCTAATTGAACGTGACACGGGAAAGGTACTTTACAATAAAAATAGTGATGAAAAGCTTGCGCCTGCAAGTATGACCAAGATCATGACCATGCTTCTCATCATGGAAGCAATTGACCAAGGAAAACTGAAAATGACAGACAAAGTGAGAACGAGCGATTATGCAGCATCAATGGGCGGTTCGCAAATTTTCCTTGAACCTGGGGAAGAAATGACTGTTGAAGATATGCTGAAAGGCATTGCCATTGCATCAGGAAATGATGCGTCAGTTGCCATGGCTGAGCATATTGCTGGATCTGAAGAACAGTTCGTTGAGCAGATGAACAAAAAGGCAAAAGAACTCGGGCTCACCTCAACAGTCTTTCAAAACCCAACCGGACTTCCTGAAAAAGGTCATTACAGTACAGCTCACGATATGGCTAAAATGGCGAAAGAGCTGTTGAAATATGAACAAATTACAAAGTTTACCGGCGTATACGAGGATTATCTCCGGCAAAACACAGATAAGAAATTCTGGCTTGTGAACACGAATCGCCTGATCAAATTTTATCCTGGCGTCGATGGATTGAAAACAGGTTTTACAGGCGAGGCAAAATATTGTTTAACCGCATCTGCTAAAAAAGGCAATATGCGCGTCATTGCTGTTGTATTCGGCGCAAGTACACCGAAAGACAGAAATGCCCAAGTGGTCAAAATGCTAGATTATGCATTTAATCAATATACAACCCATCCGCTTTATCAAAGAGGTCAAGAAGTGGCAGAAATCAAAGTGAGCAAAGGACAAAAGAAAAAGGTTCAGCTTGTCACTTCAGAGCCAATCTCCCTTTTAACAAAAAAAGGCGAAAATATCGATCGGATTAAAAAAGAAATCAAATTGTCTCATGATGTCACAGCCCCATTTTCAAAAGGAACAGAGCTTGGTACGATTGTCTTGAAAAAAGACGGCAAAGTTCTACATGAAAGCCCTGTGGAAGCAAAAGAAGGAATAGAAAAAGCAGGCATTTGGACATTCTTCAAACGAACAATGGCCGATTTTGTGAAATGGAAATAA
- a CDS encoding stage V sporulation protein AA, translated as MDGQVFIRLRHRIKTGNDQLIYLEDIAQITGDDLAVQKLRKMPMYHVSKKDRHIVVLDIMHVVKMIKKTWPDIDIQTVGGSEAIVEIDTGKRQLSPVLFVFVWLLLFVGAALAIMNFHEDVSMRLVHIRLYEMITGKTVEHPYLLQIPYSFGLGFGMILFFNHVFKKRLNEEPSPLEVEMFKYQLDLDHYVALNENKETLKDIHDR; from the coding sequence ATGGACGGACAAGTATTTATTCGGCTGCGTCATCGAATCAAGACTGGAAATGATCAGCTCATTTATTTAGAGGATATCGCTCAAATAACTGGTGATGACTTGGCTGTACAAAAACTTAGAAAAATGCCGATGTATCATGTCAGCAAAAAGGATCGTCACATTGTGGTTCTTGATATTATGCATGTTGTCAAAATGATCAAAAAAACGTGGCCAGATATCGACATCCAAACCGTTGGAGGCTCTGAAGCTATTGTTGAAATTGATACAGGCAAGCGCCAGCTCTCTCCCGTTTTATTTGTGTTTGTGTGGCTCCTTTTATTTGTTGGTGCAGCACTTGCCATTATGAATTTTCATGAGGATGTCAGCATGCGTTTAGTCCATATTCGCCTATATGAAATGATCACTGGAAAGACGGTTGAGCACCCTTATTTATTACAAATTCCATATAGCTTTGGACTAGGTTTTGGCATGATTTTATTTTTCAATCATGTGTTTAAAAAGCGATTAAATGAAGAACCGAGTCCGCTCGAAGTAGAGATGTTTAAATATCAGCTCGATCTTGATCATTATGTCGCACTTAACGAAAACAAAGAAACACTGAAAGATATTCATGATCGGTAA
- the lysA gene encoding diaminopimelate decarboxylase yields the protein MYLHGTCRQNELGHLEIGGVDAVSLAEAYGTPLYVYDVALIRERAKNFQKAFKEEELKAQVAYASKAFSSIAMFQLVKEEGLSLDVVSGGELHTAICAGFPSDKIHFHGNNKSREELKMALEYGIGCIVVDNFYELKMIEQLSQEQSKKVKVLLRITPGVEAHTHDYITTGQEDSKFGFDLHNGQAEEALKQALGSEVIELLGVHCHIGSQIFDTAGFVLATDKIFMKLNEWRESFGFIPTVLNLGGGFGIRYTADDEPLPATEYVEKIIQAVKENVARYQFVMPEIWIEPGRSLVGDAGTTLYTIGSSKHVPGIRDYVAVDGGMSDNIRPALYQAKYEAASANKMNHKHDQTVSIAGKCCESGDMLIWDIDLPELSQGDLLAVFCTGAYGYSMSNNYNRIPRPAVVFVEDGEAQLVVERETYEDIVKLDLPYQSKVKSST from the coding sequence TTGTATTTACACGGCACTTGCAGACAAAATGAACTCGGTCATTTAGAAATTGGTGGTGTTGATGCCGTTTCATTAGCTGAAGCGTATGGGACACCACTTTATGTATATGATGTGGCTTTAATACGGGAGCGCGCAAAAAACTTTCAGAAAGCTTTTAAAGAAGAAGAATTAAAAGCGCAAGTAGCTTATGCAAGTAAAGCTTTTTCTTCTATTGCAATGTTTCAGCTTGTCAAGGAAGAAGGTTTATCGCTTGATGTCGTATCAGGTGGGGAGCTACATACAGCCATTTGTGCTGGGTTTCCATCAGATAAAATTCATTTCCATGGCAATAACAAAAGTAGAGAAGAACTGAAGATGGCCTTAGAGTACGGCATCGGCTGCATTGTGGTAGATAACTTCTATGAATTGAAGATGATTGAACAACTTAGTCAAGAGCAATCAAAAAAAGTGAAGGTTCTGCTCCGAATCACACCAGGTGTAGAAGCACATACCCATGATTACATTACAACAGGGCAGGAAGATTCAAAATTTGGCTTTGATCTTCATAACGGACAAGCAGAAGAAGCTTTGAAACAAGCCCTTGGATCAGAAGTGATTGAACTATTAGGTGTCCATTGCCATATTGGCTCCCAAATTTTTGATACAGCTGGTTTCGTACTAGCAACGGATAAAATCTTTATGAAACTAAATGAATGGAGAGAATCATTTGGCTTTATCCCAACTGTGTTAAATTTAGGCGGGGGCTTTGGTATACGCTATACAGCTGATGATGAACCGCTACCTGCAACTGAATATGTTGAAAAAATTATTCAAGCAGTAAAAGAGAACGTCGCTCGTTACCAATTCGTTATGCCAGAAATTTGGATCGAACCAGGTCGCTCTCTTGTTGGAGATGCAGGAACGACTCTATATACAATCGGGTCGTCAAAACATGTACCTGGTATTCGTGATTATGTAGCAGTTGACGGAGGGATGAGCGATAACATTCGTCCAGCTTTATACCAAGCGAAATATGAAGCGGCAAGCGCCAATAAAATGAATCATAAGCATGATCAAACAGTCTCTATTGCAGGTAAATGCTGCGAGAGTGGAGATATGCTCATTTGGGATATCGACCTGCCAGAGTTATCACAAGGAGATTTATTAGCTGTCTTTTGTACAGGAGCTTACGGATACAGTATGTCAAACAACTATAACCGCATCCCGCGCCCGGCTGTTGTGTTTGTAGAAGATGGGGAAGCACAGCTCGTTGTCGAGCGAGAGACATATGAGGACATCGTGAAACTTGATTTACCTTATCAATCAAAAGTGAAGTCATCAACTTAA
- the spoIIAA gene encoding anti-sigma F factor antagonist encodes MSLGIDFQVKESVLCIRLTGELDHHSAETLRQKVTNYLETEDIRHIVLNLADLTFMDSSGLGVILGRYKQIKQLGGEMVVCAISPAVYRLFDMSGLFKIIRMEPSEQTALQTLGVAS; translated from the coding sequence ATGAGCCTTGGTATTGATTTTCAAGTAAAAGAGAGCGTACTTTGCATTCGATTGACAGGAGAGCTCGATCATCACTCCGCAGAAACGTTGAGGCAAAAGGTGACGAATTATTTGGAAACAGAGGACATTCGTCATATTGTGCTGAATCTGGCTGATTTAACATTTATGGACAGCTCTGGACTCGGCGTGATTTTAGGGAGATATAAACAAATCAAACAGCTTGGCGGGGAAATGGTTGTTTGCGCAATCTCACCGGCTGTTTATCGGTTATTTGATATGTCGGGCTTATTTAAAATTATCCGTATGGAGCCTTCTGAGCAAACGGCATTACAAACATTGGGGGTGGCATCATGA
- the spoIIAB gene encoding anti-sigma F factor, with the protein MTNEMNLTFSALSQNESFARVTVAAFIAQLDPTLDELTEIKTVVSEAVTNSIIHGYDGNPDGKVHISVTLDDHIVYLTIRDEGKGITNLEEARQPLFTTKPDLERSGMGFTIMENFMDDVMVDSSPEMGTTIRLTKHLSKSKALCN; encoded by the coding sequence ATGACAAATGAAATGAACCTCACCTTTTCTGCACTGAGTCAAAATGAATCGTTCGCAAGGGTAACTGTTGCTGCATTTATCGCCCAGCTTGATCCCACATTAGATGAACTAACAGAGATTAAAACCGTTGTATCAGAGGCAGTGACAAACTCGATTATTCATGGATATGATGGAAATCCAGATGGGAAGGTGCATATCAGCGTCACACTGGACGATCATATTGTTTATCTCACCATCCGTGATGAAGGGAAGGGGATTACAAATCTTGAAGAAGCAAGACAGCCGCTATTTACAACAAAACCAGACTTAGAACGCTCTGGAATGGGCTTTACCATCATGGAGAATTTCATGGATGACGTTATGGTTGACTCCTCTCCAGAAATGGGCACGACGATCCGTTTAACAAAGCATCTATCAAAAAGCAAAGCGCTTTGTAATTAA
- the spoVAE gene encoding stage V sporulation protein AE, with amino-acid sequence MDYLIAFVAGGLICVIGQLLLDVMKLTPAHVMTTFVVAGTILDGFGIYDKFIKFAGAGATVPIVSFGHSLLHGAMHQADIHGFIGIGMGIFELTSAGISAAILFSFIIALIFKPKG; translated from the coding sequence ATGGATTATCTTATCGCATTTGTCGCAGGCGGTCTCATTTGTGTCATCGGGCAGCTTTTATTGGATGTAATGAAACTAACGCCCGCACATGTCATGACCACCTTTGTCGTCGCTGGGACCATTTTAGACGGATTTGGCATTTATGACAAATTTATTAAATTCGCAGGAGCAGGCGCAACGGTGCCTATCGTCAGTTTTGGTCATAGTTTGCTACATGGCGCCATGCATCAAGCAGATATTCATGGGTTTATTGGAATTGGTATGGGAATTTTCGAATTAACCTCTGCTGGAATATCAGCTGCGATCTTATTCTCATTTATTATCGCACTCATATTTAAACCGAAAGGATAA
- the sigF gene encoding RNA polymerase sporulation sigma factor SigF has protein sequence MDVEVKKQAKKAQLSNDEVKSLIKKSQDGDQQARDLLVEKNMRLVWSVVQRFLNRGYEPDDLFQIGCIGLLKSVDKFDLSYDVKFSTYAVPMIIGEIQRFIRDDGTVKVSRSLKELGNKIRRARDELSKSHGRMPTVQEIADYLDITPEDVVLAQEAVRSPSSIHETVYENDGDPITLLDQIADHSEEKWFEKIALKEAIKELEEREKLIVYLRYYKDQTQSEVAERLGISQVQVSRLEKKILKQIQLQMDQKDS, from the coding sequence ATGGATGTGGAGGTAAAAAAGCAAGCAAAAAAGGCGCAGCTGTCAAATGATGAAGTCAAAAGTCTCATCAAAAAAAGCCAAGACGGAGATCAACAAGCAAGAGACCTCCTCGTAGAAAAAAACATGCGTCTTGTTTGGTCCGTTGTTCAGCGCTTTTTAAATAGAGGATATGAACCCGATGATCTGTTTCAGATTGGCTGTATTGGACTATTAAAATCTGTTGATAAGTTTGATCTGTCCTATGACGTCAAATTTTCAACCTATGCGGTCCCGATGATTATTGGTGAAATACAGCGATTTATCCGAGATGATGGAACGGTCAAGGTCAGCCGCTCGTTAAAGGAACTTGGGAATAAAATTAGACGAGCAAGAGATGAATTGTCGAAGTCTCACGGCAGAATGCCGACTGTGCAGGAAATTGCCGATTATCTTGATATTACACCAGAAGATGTGGTTCTTGCTCAGGAAGCGGTTCGATCTCCTTCCTCTATTCATGAAACTGTGTATGAAAATGATGGAGATCCGATTACGTTACTTGATCAAATTGCCGATCACTCAGAAGAAAAATGGTTTGAAAAGATCGCATTAAAAGAAGCAATCAAAGAGTTAGAAGAGCGGGAGAAGCTGATTGTTTACCTGCGTTATTATAAGGATCAAACCCAATCAGAAGTAGCTGAGCGGCTTGGCATTTCACAAGTACAAGTCTCGCGGCTTGAAAAGAAAATCTTAAAACAAATCCAACTGCAGATGGATCAAAAAGACAGCTAG
- a CDS encoding stage V sporulation protein AE: MGQKRKVILVTDGDIYAAKTIELAAQTFGGRCISSSKGNPSKRTGAELVDMILKTPYDPVFVMFDDSGLTGEGTGEAAMKYVAHHPEIEVIGAIAVASKTHQAEWTKVDVSIDREGELTEYGVDKHGLPELELHKMNGDTVYCLDSLNIPFVVGIGDIGKMGRKDDLSKGSPITMKAVELILERSGFHEERQGKRVPRPKEK; this comes from the coding sequence ATGGGGCAAAAACGAAAAGTCATTTTAGTCACAGACGGAGATATATATGCTGCCAAAACGATTGAGCTTGCCGCACAAACCTTTGGCGGAAGATGTATATCAAGCTCAAAAGGGAATCCGAGTAAACGAACAGGTGCTGAGCTAGTAGACATGATATTAAAGACGCCGTATGATCCAGTGTTTGTCATGTTTGATGATTCTGGTCTAACAGGTGAAGGAACAGGGGAAGCAGCGATGAAATATGTTGCGCATCATCCTGAAATCGAAGTGATCGGAGCAATTGCCGTTGCTTCCAAGACTCATCAAGCAGAATGGACAAAGGTGGATGTCTCTATTGATCGAGAAGGTGAACTGACGGAATACGGTGTAGACAAACACGGACTTCCAGAACTAGAGCTTCATAAAATGAACGGGGATACGGTGTATTGTCTTGATTCACTCAACATTCCGTTTGTTGTCGGTATTGGAGACATTGGTAAGATGGGCCGCAAAGATGATCTAAGCAAAGGATCTCCAATCACCATGAAGGCAGTCGAATTAATATTAGAAAGGAGCGGTTTCCATGAAGAAAGACAAGGTAAACGTGTTCCGAGACCCAAAGAAAAATGA